The following coding sequences are from one Pararge aegeria chromosome 13, ilParAegt1.1, whole genome shotgun sequence window:
- the LOC120628832 gene encoding uncharacterized protein K02A2.6-like translates to MEQYRDPVLSRKISDIKENEIKNTDYLIRDEVLCQKVKQNDGRTKILKIVPQSYQWSINNHYHEALKHFGWEKTLDKLKEHFWFDKMSSKVRSFIDNRVICKTLKGTSGATQMELHPIEKIAEPFHTIHIDISGKLSGASSEKEYVFVAVDAFSKFVLLKYASKKNQESALQHLKEIIFLFGAPKRIIVDGDGAFVSQYEQYCKKHGIELHHPAAYTSRANGQAERVMRVIKDGLTVISNTQKDHWEYALGALQLAINCSVQSNGENTY, encoded by the coding sequence ATGGAGCAATACAGAGATCCTGTTTTAAGTCGAAAAATCAGTGATATTAAGgaaaatgaaatcaaaaacaCTGACTACTTAATCAGAGACGAAGTTTTATGCCAAAAAGTTAAACAGAACGATGGAAGAACCAAGATTCTAAAAATAGTACCACAATCTTACCAGTGGAGTATCAATAATCATTACCATGAGGCGTTAAAGCACTTTGGTTGGGAGAAAACTCTAGACAAACTCAAAGAACACTTTTGGTTTGACAAAATGAGCTCAAAAGTTCGCAGCTTCATAGACAATCGCGTGATCTGTAAAACATTAAAAGGGACTTCAGGTGCAACACAGATGGAATTGCACCCAATAGAAAAAATTGCGGAACCATTCCACACTATTCACATAGATATCTCTGGAAAATTGAGTGGAGCGTCATCTGAAAAAGAATATGTCTTTGTAGCGGTTGATGCCTTTTCCAAATTTGTGTTATTGAAGTACGCTTCTAAGAAAAATCAAGAATCAGCCCTGCAACATctaaaagaaattatatttcttttcgGTGCTCCCAAAAGGATCATCGTTGATGGCGATGGTGCATTTGTGTCTCAATATGAACAATATTGCAAAAAGCACGGCATTGAACTACACCATCCTGCAGCATATACCAGTAGAGCAAACGGCCAAGCAGAAAGAGTTATGCGTGTCATCAAGGATGGCCTCACTGTCATTAGTAATACTCAGAAAGATCACTGGGAATATGCCTTAGGAGCATTACAACTTGCTATTAACTGCAGTGTCCAAAGCAACGGGGAAAACACCTATTGA